The following coding sequences are from one Humulus lupulus chromosome X, drHumLupu1.1, whole genome shotgun sequence window:
- the LOC133805562 gene encoding uncharacterized mitochondrial protein AtMg00810-like, whose translation MATGKPLSIHDGDLLNESSLYRSILGGLQYLTHTRPDINFVVNKLSQFIKAPTTVHWSAVKRVLRYLNGTIDCGLHIKYSEHLDITGFSDADWACCPDDRKFVAAYCVYLGDTLVSWSSRKQVIVS comes from the coding sequence ATGGCCACGGGGAAGCCATTGTCGATCCATGATGGTGATCTTTTGAATGAGTCAAGCCTGTATAGAAGCATTCTTGGCGGATTGCAATATCTCACTCATACGAGACCGGACATTAACTTTGTTGTTAATAAGTTAAGCCAATTTATTAAAGCCCCAACAACAGTCCATTGGAGTGCTGTCAAGCGAGTGTTAAGATATCTTAATGGCACGATAGATTGTGGTCTTCATATTAAATACAGTGAGCATCTTGATATTACTGGGTTTTCGGATGCGGATTGGGCATGTTGCCCTGATGACAGAAAATTCGTTGCTGCCTATTGTGTGTATCTTGGAGATACTCTAGTGTCATGGTCCTCAAGGAAGCAAGTCATTGTGTCTTAG